One genomic window of Haliotis asinina isolate JCU_RB_2024 chromosome 4, JCU_Hal_asi_v2, whole genome shotgun sequence includes the following:
- the LOC137282428 gene encoding uncharacterized protein, producing the protein MIWGVCILLLLNCDFTEGVDETGSQMLASLADEFQTFRLSQRPRTATSRNVYTFNDRLESFNFSRYEQYKYHVDGLYERLVNISEDELSRQDKVTYKVLRYMLEAFRDGYQWRFYVNLNPVNFLEGVQMDVTRMGGVPMNTRGDVENYLHRLTLLPQQISEIKESFQQAVRNGTTYHNASIFRLPEQFDQVTNITDNKSSPLYVPFIQSVDINSIGYSEAERQTIIDRATAAIASVLDSLRDLKSYLTNDYVTRPMVGVGSLPDGGEYYKACMKAYLSLDISPEEVHETGKREVARIEQLMMKIINKQGYNLSVREYFTAIMNQSQYFYTTGEELLEAYRQIIKDVDPFLNKLFKNVPGLPVIVVPRPNDGPQGTYTSGSADGRVPGIFTANVLRPGDVPNFSLLALTLHEASPGHHLQISYALTSNMPSFRKNVVYDMYLDNPVGFPSFASFSEGWALYAEGLGEEVGLFKDDMELMGRYSSEIFRACRLVVDTGLHYFNWDREKAIQYVLNYTAYTYATAATEIDRYITWPGQALTYKIGELKILELRKRAEERLGSQFNIRDFHAVILENGRMPLNVLEEIVDDWLENYVPMTTQRPPVVCSGAVWHGLLPQLLAVLLLPYVICSNV; encoded by the exons ATGATTTGGGGCGTGTGCATTTTGCTACTCCTGAATTGTGATTTCACCGAAGGTGTTG ATGAAACAGGCAGTCAAATGTTGGCTTCCTTGGCTGACGAATTCCAAACATTTCGGCTGAGTCAGAGACCAAGAACAGCGACGTCACGTAACGTGTATACATTCAACGACCGCTTGGAGTCCTTCAACTTCTCCAGATATGAACAATATAAG TACCATGTTGACGGACTGTACGAGCGCTTAGTAAACATCTCGGAGGACGAGCTTTCCCGTCAGGATAAAGTCACCTACAAAGTACTCCGCTACATGCTAGAAGCCTTTCGAGACGGGTACCAGTGGAGATT cTACGTTAACTTGAATCCTGTGAACTTCCTTGAAGGAGTTCAAATGGATGTGACCCGTATGGGGGGCGTCCCCATGAACACGAGGGGTGATGTGGAGAACTACCTTCACAGATTGACTCTGCTACCACAGCAG ATATCTGAGATAAAAGAGAGTTTCCAGCAAGCTGTACGGAATGGAACCACGTACCACAACGCATCCATA TTCCGGCTACCTGAGCAGTTTGACCAAGTTACCAATATCACAGACAACAAGTCGTCACCACTGTACGTCCCATTCATCCAAAGCGTGGACATCAACAGCATTGGCTACAGTGAGGCAGAGAG GCAAACAATCATCGACAGAGCAACAGCTGCTATTGCGTCAGTGCTGGACAGTTTGAGAGATCTGAAGTCGTACTTAACTAAT GACTACGTCACACGCCCCATGGTCGGTGTCGGTTCATTACCCGACGGGGGAGAGTACTACAAGGCGTGCATGAAAGCGTACCTGTCACTGGACATCAGCCCCGAGGAAGTCCATGAGACGGGGAAAAGAGAGGTTGCCAGGATAGAACAACTCATGATGAAG ATAATAAACAAGCAGGGCTACAACCTCTCTGTCAGAGAATACTTCACTGCCATCATGAACCAGTCTCAGTATTTCTATACTACAGGG GAAGAATTACTGGAAGCGTACAGGCAAATCATCAAAGACGTGGATCCTTTCCTCAACAAACTGTTCAAAAACGTGCCTGGTCTTCCAGTCAT CGTAGTACCGAGGCCCAATGATGGACCGCAAGGCACATATACGAGCGGGAGTGCGGACGGCCGAGTGCCAGGGATATTTACAGCAAATGTTCTGAGACCTGGAGATGT ACCAAACTTCAGTTTGTTGGCGCTGACATTGCATGAAGCCAGTCCAGGTCATCACTTACAG ATCAGCTATGCTCTGACCTCAAACATGCCAAGCTTTCGTAAGAATGTCGTGTATGATATGTACTTGGACAATCCTGTGGGGTTCCCTTCCTTCGCCTCCTTCAGCGAG GGATGGGCGTTATATGCCGAAGGCCTCGGTGAAGAGGTGGGACTCTTCAAGGACGACATGGAATT AATGGGTCGATACAGCTCTGAGATATTCCGTGCCTGCCGACTGGTTGTTGACACCGGGTTGCATTATTTCAA CTGGGACAGGGAAAAGGCCATTCAGTACGTCCTCAACTACACCGCCTACACCTACGCCACAGCCGCGACAGAGATTGACCGCTACATCACATGGCCAGGACAAGCTCTCACCTACAAGATAGGCGAACTGAAGATCCTGGAGCTTAGGAAACGGGCAGAGGAAAGGCTTG GAAGTCAGTTTAACATCCGGGACTTTCACGCCGTAATTCTCGAGAACGGAAGAATGCCTCTGAATGTCTTGGAGGAAATAGTCGACGATTGGTTGGAAAACTACGTTCCCATGACAACGCAGAGACCACCTGTCGTGTGTAGTGGTGCTGTGTGGCATGGGCTGTTGCCTCAGCTGCTCGCAGTACTGCTGTTGCCATACGTTATCTGCAGTAATGTATGA